Genomic DNA from Mixophyes fleayi isolate aMixFle1 chromosome 7, aMixFle1.hap1, whole genome shotgun sequence:
cgAATAGAcagccctaacatgtcccttcatcacacttatATGTCCtgtgcatcacactactgcccctgccttgcatcacactactgcccccccttgcatcacactactgccccccttgcatcacactactgcccccccttgcatcacactactgcccccaccttgcatcacactactgccccccgcttgcatcacactactgcccctgcCTTGCATCACGCACTGTCCCCCCTGCATCTCAatgtcccccctgcatcacactgcccctctctAGCTCATTTCCCCACCTTGTATCACAGTGTCTCCCTCCAACTCACTGTTCCCCCATAGTACAGTGTCCCCCTCCATTGCACTCCTCCCCATATCACAGTGTCTCCCTCCAGCTCAATGTCTTCCTCCAGCTCActccccccccctttatcacagtGTCTTCCTCCAGCTCAATGTCTTCCTCCAGCTCActccccccccctttatcacagtGTCTTCCTCCAGCTCAATGTCTTCCTCcagctcactcccccccccctttatcacagtGTCTTCCTCCAGCTCAATGTCTTCCTCCAGCTCACttccccccccctttatcacagtGTCTTCCTCCAGCTCAATGTCTTCCTCCAGCTCActccccccccctttatcacagtGTCTTCCTCCAGCTCAATGTCTTCCTCCAGCTCActccccccccctttatcacagtGTCTTCCTCCAGCTCAATGTCTTCCTCCAGCTCActccccccccctttatcacagtGTCTTCCTCCAGCTCAATGTCTTCCTCCAGCTCActcccccccctttatcacagtGTCTTCCTCCAGCTCAATGTCTTCCTCcagctcactcccccccccctgtatcacagTGTCTCCCTCCAGCTCACTGTCCCCCCATAGTACAGTGTCCCCCTCCATTGCACTCCTCCCCATATCACAGTGTCTCCCTCCAGCTCACTATCTTCCTCcagctcactcccccccccctgtatcacagTGTCTCTCCAGCTCAATGTCTTCCTCCAGCTCCCTCCCCCCCATATCACAGTGTCTCCCTCCAGCTCAATGTCTTCCTGTATCACACTGTCTCCGTCCAGctcagtgtccccctcccctgcagcttaccactccctctctccctctctctcctgtacACCAGGAACACTTACCTTAAACTTTTCTTTAGACAGCTGTTCCTCTCTGCTGGGATGTGATGATTATGTCACGTCCAACAGGAGGTGAGAGGAGAGGAGAAATTCTACCCCATAATTTGCCAGTGGAGCAGTGgctgctggaaggggaggggcatCAGGAAATAACTTTACTcccactgtctgtcagacagacagtgtgagaacatgggGCGCCGGCACATTGGTGGACTGAGGCGCCACCGAAGAGtcagatcacatgatcactgactgactgtcagtGATCATGTGCGAGAGCGGCGGCCAACTACAAAAACAGCCGCCGCTGCACTTCTGCCGCAAACCGCGGCGCCCTGcagtcccggcgccctaggcaactgcctaaggttgcctaatggaagcgccgggcctgggtacaCAGTACGGTAGTAACAGTACATCTACGCTCATATTGTAAgagttatataaaaatacagtgtGTTCCACTTAAGTCCAATACCTATCTAGAAGATAGTGTCACCAAGCAAAGCACAAACACCAGGTAAAGATTTTACAATTAACCTAACACTGctcaataaaaacagaaaacaatgtgtaataagaacatattttattacattataatatactacattataatgggcatatatatatatatatatatgtagcattcatcattattattatggaTGCACCTATTagtcatttatttaatgctgggttaATTAAAAGTCTGTCCTAGGTTTGGAGAAGACAAATATTACCTGGCACCAGGGTGCAATAACACACAGGGACTGtcagtgcatgctgacacttttaGTGCCACAAGTGCTTGAACTATATTTTGATGCTTTAACCCTGGTACCTAACTAACAGGGGAACCAGGAGGAGCCCAGAACTACTCAGCATTGGGCTGGTACTCTGTAGGTGAGGGGGCCCCCAGAGGACTGAGCCCAACACCTAGTAGACTGGGCTGTTTAAGGGTTTGCAAACCGCCACACATAAAAATGGTTTTCCATCCTCCAAACAACAGGATGATAAATCCTGCGGTTTGAATCTGACCACAACCACAATCGATGTGTTGAGACCACATACTAAGTgactgcttagtaaatctaccccttaatatTAAAAGCTTTCTTTAGACTTGCCAAAGCTTGTTCTTTTGTCTTTTGCTTCCAGTCTTCTGGTAATACAGCTGGTTCTGCATCATATTTATCAGCAAATTGCTGATTAAactgcacaaaaatgtatttCCAGTAATCAGAGGACTTGCTGTTGGAGTCAGGTTGGATTTCCCATTCTGGGTAAAATGTGCGATACTCTTTGTATGGGTGCCACTTTCTTGCTTTGTCTGAATTTTTAAATTTAGCACTTGATATAACAGAAGTAGAACATATTTCAGTGACCAACATCTTATTTTCATACCAACTACCCATTCCCAATCCTTCTGGTCTGTGGATAAATGCAGAATGATTCTTATGATTTCTCCCTTCATTGTCACATTGAACATTACAGAATGGACACTGATATCCACATCCCAACATCTTCTTTAGCAGTTCATCCTGAGGCTTCAATGTGACCTTGGAGAGAACAGACTCAATGTCTAATGATCCCAGTTCTGATAGGACATCTTTTTCTATGTTAGGGAGATAGTAGAGAATGACCTCAGAGAACTGCGCAACATTTGCTGTATTATGGAAAGTGATCACTTTCATCTCATTCTGTGAAATTACTAATTCTTTCTTGAATAGTTCACAAAACTGCTTTAAAAAATCTGAAATGCTGGATATATTTAAAAACGGTTCCTTTTTAAGGACGTGTTCGATTTTTCCAGTGATCGCACACAAAATCTTCTCTTGTAAAGTATTTAGACGTGGAGAACTCTGATATTCTTTTATCACATACTCTGATATCCAGTTTTTCAAAAAACTCTCATATGAAAGAATGTAGTTGTAATAATTTTGGAATGTGTGTTTCTTTAGTAGATCCTCCAGCACAGTTATCTGGAAATTACTTCTGTTGCTAAATGTGGTTTTATCAGTATCCTTTATTATCTCATCAATGATTTCCTTACCGAGATGCCTCAGAATATACTCAGTTAATGCTGGTTTCAGGCACAGCTCACAGAATGCTTTGGCTCTGTTCTGACACTCATCTTTCTCTTCAAATATACTCTCAAATGTAGATAAATATTTAGGTTTTAACTTTTCTAGGCAGATTTTTGGGTCATTTTCTTGGATAAACGTATCATGCATCTTCTGAAATTTCCAAGATGCTCTTCCAAAGATGAGGAGCTTGAGGTCCAGCTCAAACTGTGATGTGAAATGAAACTTCTTACGgtttccttcctccagtttatcaTTGATCATGTGCAGTAATTCCTGACAGTAAGTGTCATTATAATCTTCAGGGGATTTTACTGTCTCTGTGACATATGTATCACACTTATCTATCAAACATGCAGCAAGATCTGCTACCTTATCATAGTTTTCTTGGCTGTGTTTTGAAGTACAATCATAACCATCAATGTACATTTTATCCATATTAAATGCTCTGTGTCTATAATCATCTAAACTCATCACATTAGATAGGTTTTCATTTATACCACTACCTTTTCCACTCATTTGATGTTTCAGCAGATAAAGCATTGTCTGACCGATGTTACGTTTTGTTAATCCCTCCATTGATAAATCAGATAGTGTTTTCTTCCACATATCTTCAAATTCTTGTTTCACTTTCATTTTGTCCAGATTACAATTCCTCTCTCTGCAGTGTTTTAGGAGATCAGTAATTTTCTCTTCAATCAGCTTCTGAGATGTGTCCTGAATATTCTGTATCTGGACCCTTCCTTTCTGGATAGAAACAGCTTCATTGAGCTTGCTGAGTGCATtactgttttgttctttttttaagaaGTTTATACTCATGCggaaatcttctctgtatcgttctaTAAGATGGACATTATCAGATTTATTCTCATAGTATGTTTCCAGTTGTTTCAACATTTTTGTTTCTTCTTCAAGTAGCAGCTGTTGGAGAACATCCTTATACTGTGCACAGGTTTCTGTACTAAGACTATTAGCAGATTGATTTCTAATACCAGTCTCTGTGCTGATCACACAGCTGTGGACATTTTTGGTGAACTCCCATTCCCACCGAGAGTATTGTGCAGCCAGTTTATTATAAGCTTCAGCTACCAGACTGTTCCTAAAGCTGAAGATAAACTTCTCGTGTTTAACTGCATTCCACAAACTCTTTATCCATATAATAAACTGAGGGATGTGACATTGTCTGTACTCAGAGTTATGAGATTTTAAGaattctaatatatttttttctagtttGTGAACATTTTCACTGTAACCAAAATTTACAGGAGCCATTGGGGGGACCCCCTGCCACAGTCCAGGAATGTACCAGTTGTGTGTCTCTAGATCATAGTCCATCACATCACTGAAAGCTGTAATTTCACTTTTCTTCTCCATTTCTGCAGCAACTTTTGTCATTTTATTCAATTGTTCCAGAAGTTTCTTCCGGTCTCTCATGTTGTTTTGATGAGCGGACACATCGCTCACGTTCTGATGTACAAACTGGCAGTTGGGTTTCTTCCCAATTCCTTT
This window encodes:
- the LOC142097202 gene encoding LOW QUALITY PROTEIN: up-regulator of cell proliferation-like (The sequence of the model RefSeq protein was modified relative to this genomic sequence to represent the inferred CDS: inserted 2 bases in 1 codon), giving the protein MASIREALRTIKHLRWKLMEVIEEDVDGLCDELDSLHLITSQEIIDLYQAVSPGEGTDRLINIILQKGEPACEKFLDHLENMIPRYPALSDVSQHLPENKVQTFHKLLENVKLQQPTVSXLTLRDVLEIGSENLDDVQPQDITDIPWHFLRKIMALNRTALNTQFEKHSNLDPNENKNGFDLSVTDTENDSNPNIHPLDVVCAVLHCSDSFLQQEIVSKMSMCQFAVPLLLPAGDGTECTFMLWAMRDIVKRWRPQSLADSKGFNEENVVNIPIPIFSFGRLGKNKLSKSKILNQVLNPAQQHHDFFIHDNMEGGNTERKISDGLVEISWYFPCGQSDVFPEPIAVTNLRGDLESSWEQFTFLTQVSSAVFIFIESICEREFRMLSTCSNSDTQYYFIVTPSPGKQVTTETNKHIKYLMSELKIDNTNIILKGSTANDAALVRKIQNNIERLLKNCQKRSLVSIIDGIQGDYICVDENTSTCQNAKEHARNITSVIHNVEEYKKESLTLQGDLWTQITKIEKELCRMTKQGGKNAQDYQSELIQHLNSLHQEQYKHSLSNGILLFINAITQLSQLEKHYFLKWMKFELDSIARKNICVLLSEYKEKYNSKSSNPEELKQLDRKISDSSLGIEHFLRELGQVYEAECAVVKDKLIVEVQKQFSNLPGIAADLLLDGFPLELIDGDSSNIPLQWITNVLTELDNKTGGHCRMRVITVLGVQSTGKSTLLNTMFGLQFPVASGRCTRGAFMTLIKVKETFQEELGCDFILVIDTEGLKAPELASLGDSYEHDNELATLVVGLSDITIVNMAMENTSEMTDILQIVVHAFLRMKGIGKKPNCQFVHQNVSDVSAHQNNMRDRKKLLEQLNKMTKVAAEMEKKSEITAFSDVMDYDLETHNWYIPGLWQGVPPMAPVNFGYSENVHKLEKNILEFLKSHNSEYRQCHIPQFIIWIKSLWNAVKHEKFIFSFRNSLVAEAYNKLAAQYSRWEWEFTKNVHSCVISTETGIRNQSANSLSTETCAQYKDVLQQLLLEEETKMLKQLETYYENKSDNVHLIERYREDFRMSINFLKKEQNSNALSKLNEAVSIQKGRVQIQNIQDTSQKLIEEKITDLLKHCRERNCNLDKMKVKQEFEDMWKKTLSDLSMEGLTKRNIGQTMLYLLKHQMSGKGSGINENLSNVMSLDDYRHRAFNMDKMYIDGYDCTSKHSQENYDKVADLAACLIDKCDTYVTETVKSPEDYNDTYCQELLHMINDKLEEGNRKKFHFTSQFELDLKLLIFGRASWKFQKMHDTFIQENDPKICLEKLKPKYLSTFESIFEEKDECQNRAKAFCELCLKPALTEYILRHLGKEIIDEIIKDTDKTTFSNRSNFQITVLEDLLKKHTFQNYYNYILSYESFLKNWISEYVIKEYQSSPRLNTLQEKILCAITGKIEHVLKKEPFLNISSISDFLKQFCELFKKELVISQNEMKVITFHNTANVAQFSEVILYYLPNIEKDVLSELGSLDIESVLSKVTLKPQDELLKKMLGCGYQCPFCNVQCDNEGRNHKNHSAFIHRPEGLGMGSWYENKMLVTEICSTSVISSAKFKNSDKARKWHPYKEYRTFYPEWEIQPDSNSKSSDYWKYIFVQFNQQFADKYDAEPAVLPEDWKQKTKEQALASLKKAFNIKG